A window of Chloroflexota bacterium contains these coding sequences:
- a CDS encoding flippase has protein sequence MAELAPKGNRSPDLRQIIAKNVVVVTAGNTALKAANFLFNVYVIRRLGDHRFGQYSIVLAFVGLFQIFAELGISQYVMREIARDRSKTPVLFWNLVALRFLLAIAGVIGITLAASTRYSPELVLGIFIYTCGFLLSAFEASLNIVIFANERLDYATIIGILGQVVSLMLGTLFMFLGLSYIWLIVAGLISMLPQIWLGTRVIRKHNMVNLKFQVDPKVWPTLIRAGLPFGIISLALTIAFSIDTVMLSMFVRENEVGWYNVAYNLARALLFFFGGFATAIVPSLTRAYANDAAEVERWYYRSVKLIMLSSLPIAVGGMMVAFPLIRFLYTNEFLPSALGLQILIWDVPLLMFTGFCGNMTTIVGEERAAARIYTINALANIILNLYAIPRYGMVGAALVTVITDLIGALQFHFLLRRKLHLPNMVSVGTRVVLAATMMGVAVYAMGDLNFFIIIGLGAVVYSALVLALRLLDEKEWALIKRLAQKFTGSQPTKEAA, from the coding sequence GTGGCCGAGTTAGCGCCAAAAGGCAACCGCTCGCCGGACCTAAGGCAGATCATCGCCAAGAACGTTGTCGTGGTCACGGCGGGCAATACGGCTCTCAAAGCCGCAAATTTTCTCTTCAACGTCTACGTGATTCGCCGCCTGGGCGATCATCGTTTCGGCCAATATTCAATTGTGCTGGCGTTTGTCGGCCTGTTCCAGATTTTCGCCGAGCTTGGTATCTCGCAGTATGTCATGCGCGAGATCGCCCGCGACCGAAGCAAGACGCCCGTCCTTTTTTGGAATCTGGTGGCATTGCGCTTCCTGTTGGCGATTGCCGGCGTCATTGGCATCACCCTGGCCGCTTCAACGCGCTACTCGCCGGAATTGGTGTTAGGCATCTTCATCTACACCTGCGGCTTTTTGTTGTCGGCTTTTGAAGCCTCTCTGAACATCGTCATCTTTGCCAACGAACGCCTGGATTACGCCACCATCATTGGTATCCTGGGCCAGGTTGTCTCGCTGATGCTGGGAACACTTTTTATGTTTCTCGGCCTGAGTTACATTTGGCTGATCGTCGCCGGCCTGATCAGCATGTTGCCGCAGATCTGGTTGGGGACGCGGGTGATCCGGAAGCACAACATGGTCAACCTGAAGTTTCAGGTAGACCCAAAGGTGTGGCCGACACTGATTCGGGCCGGCCTGCCGTTCGGCATTATTTCGCTGGCGTTGACGATTGCCTTCAGCATTGACACGGTGATGCTCTCGATGTTTGTGCGCGAGAATGAGGTCGGCTGGTATAACGTTGCCTATAACCTGGCCCGGGCGTTGTTGTTCTTCTTTGGCGGCTTTGCCACCGCCATTGTGCCCTCGCTGACGCGAGCTTATGCCAACGATGCGGCTGAAGTCGAGCGCTGGTATTATCGCTCGGTGAAGCTCATTATGCTCTCGTCTCTGCCAATTGCCGTAGGCGGCATGATGGTGGCCTTCCCCCTCATCCGGTTTTTATACACTAACGAGTTTTTGCCCTCGGCCCTGGGGTTGCAGATTTTGATCTGGGATGTGCCGCTGTTGATGTTCACCGGATTCTGCGGCAACATGACGACGATTGTCGGCGAAGAGCGGGCCGCGGCCCGCATCTACACCATCAATGCCCTGGCCAACATCATCCTGAATCTATATGCAATTCCGCGCTACGGTATGGTTGGCGCGGCGCTGGTCACGGTGATAACTGACCTCATTGGCGCGTTGCAGTTTCATTTCCTGCTCCGGCGCAAGTTGCACCTGCCCAACATGGTTTCGGTGGGAACCCGGGTGGTTTTGGCGGCAACGATGATGGGGGTCGCCGTCTACGCAATGGGCGACCTGAACTTTTTTATCATCATCGGGCTGGGGGCAGTCGTTTACAGCGCCCTGGTGCTGGCTTTGCGCCTGCTGGACGAAAAAGAATGGGCGCTAATCAAGCGCCTGGCGCAGAAATTTACAGGCTCTCAACCGACAAAAGAGGCGGCCTGA
- a CDS encoding glycosyltransferase family 4 protein → MKILMAVHHFPPRYKGGAEWETHRRANALQARGHQVRVVSVERIDAGPEQGVSWEDDEFDGVKVRRLSFKMAAAPDPFRWEYDNLWIGDHLSQLITEDRPDIFHLISGYLMSGRALLAARELGIPSLVSLTDFWFLCRRITMLRSDGSLSTLPISPMSCARCLGEEKRRYSLPNKFAPGLMDVFWQTQKKEIGQFEARMNFLKKALSQVNGVISPSRFLQSVYVDWGVPQEKIFFSRQGRDFPDLPTGALGKKPSDTLRVGYLGQVTHLKGVHVLIEAVKRLPNLPISLEVHGDLSHFPHYVSQLRQLIGNDSRIRLAGPYNRRSELTRVMQNLDVTVVPSLWYENSPNVILESFAHQTPVLASDMGGMSELVQEGVSGLLFKLGDAGDLARKLRWLLDEPDLLVKLRAGIRPTKTVAQEMDQLEAVYCQIVGGGPIQIDQLPQ, encoded by the coding sequence ATGAAGATTTTGATGGCTGTTCACCACTTTCCTCCTCGCTACAAAGGGGGCGCAGAGTGGGAGACTCACCGGCGAGCCAATGCCTTACAGGCGCGCGGCCACCAGGTGCGGGTCGTAAGCGTGGAGCGGATAGACGCCGGGCCGGAGCAAGGTGTGTCCTGGGAAGACGACGAGTTCGATGGTGTGAAAGTCCGCCGCCTCTCGTTCAAGATGGCGGCGGCTCCCGATCCCTTCCGTTGGGAATACGACAATTTGTGGATCGGCGATCACCTGAGTCAATTGATAACGGAAGATCGGCCCGATATTTTTCACCTCATCAGCGGCTATTTGATGTCGGGCCGGGCTTTGCTTGCCGCCCGTGAACTCGGGATCCCATCGCTGGTGTCGCTCACCGATTTCTGGTTTTTGTGCCGCCGGATCACAATGTTACGCAGTGACGGGAGTCTTTCGACCTTGCCGATCAGCCCGATGTCGTGCGCTCGCTGTTTGGGCGAAGAGAAGCGCCGCTACAGCCTGCCAAACAAGTTTGCGCCCGGCTTGATGGATGTTTTCTGGCAGACGCAGAAGAAAGAGATCGGCCAGTTTGAAGCGCGGATGAATTTTTTGAAGAAGGCCTTGTCTCAAGTCAACGGCGTCATCAGCCCGTCCAGGTTTTTGCAGTCGGTTTACGTTGACTGGGGTGTGCCCCAAGAAAAGATTTTTTTCTCGCGTCAGGGGCGCGACTTCCCTGATTTGCCGACCGGCGCGCTGGGCAAGAAGCCGTCAGACACGTTACGTGTCGGCTACCTGGGCCAGGTCACTCACCTCAAGGGTGTTCATGTCCTGATTGAGGCGGTGAAACGCCTGCCGAACTTGCCCATCAGTCTTGAAGTGCATGGCGACCTCTCTCATTTTCCCCATTACGTGTCTCAGTTGCGCCAGTTGATTGGCAACGATAGTCGAATCCGCTTAGCCGGGCCTTACAACCGCCGGAGCGAGTTGACTCGGGTGATGCAAAACCTGGATGTCACCGTGGTGCCATCGCTCTGGTACGAGAACAGCCCAAATGTGATTTTGGAGTCGTTTGCTCACCAGACGCCGGTGCTGGCTTCAGATATGGGCGGGATGTCGGAGCTGGTGCAGGAAGGCGTCAGCGGTTTGCTCTTCAAGCTGGGCGATGCAGGCGACCTGGCCCGGAAACTGCGCTGGTTGTTGGATGAACCCGATCTGCTGGTGAAGTTGAGAGCCGGCATCCGGCCGACGAAGACGGTGGCTCAGGAAATGGACCAGCTTGAAGCGGTATACTGCCAAATTGTCGGCGGCGGCCCCATTCAGATCGATCAACTGCCTCAATGA
- a CDS encoding glycosyltransferase family 2 protein, producing the protein MTSPRVAIIILNWNGLKDTLACLESLTRLDYPSFELAVVDNGSTDDSVARIGAAHPAVVLIEIGENLGYVGGNNAGLKHAQTIAADYALLLNNDTEVDPGFLKALVDVAESDPKVGIVGPMIYYYDQPDVIWSAGGAIDWSKGLTWMMGLNEREQGQFGTQPRPVSFVTGCALLIKMPIVEQVGLLDDRFFAYYEETEWCVRVTRAGYKILHVPSAKLWHKISPVARAASPTVHYYMTRNRLLFLKSARAGWRAWLHTLVFEYARTLFSWSVRPKWRGMRAQRNVMLKAIGDYFTGRVGRVSLR; encoded by the coding sequence ATGACATCGCCCCGTGTCGCCATCATCATCCTGAACTGGAACGGCCTCAAGGATACGCTGGCCTGTCTCGAGTCGTTGACCAGGCTCGACTATCCCTCATTCGAATTGGCAGTGGTGGACAACGGTTCGACCGACGACTCGGTTGCCAGGATTGGCGCCGCACACCCGGCTGTGGTCCTGATTGAAATCGGCGAGAACTTGGGCTACGTAGGCGGCAATAATGCGGGCCTCAAACATGCCCAGACCATTGCGGCAGATTACGCCCTCTTGCTCAACAATGACACAGAAGTTGATCCGGGATTCTTGAAGGCTTTGGTGGATGTTGCCGAGAGTGACCCAAAAGTCGGGATCGTTGGGCCAATGATTTACTACTACGATCAGCCAGACGTAATTTGGTCGGCAGGCGGGGCCATTGATTGGAGCAAGGGCCTCACCTGGATGATGGGCCTCAACGAGCGCGAGCAGGGACAATTTGGGACGCAACCCCGCCCGGTGAGCTTTGTCACCGGTTGTGCCTTGCTGATCAAGATGCCGATCGTCGAACAGGTGGGCCTGCTTGACGACCGTTTCTTTGCTTATTACGAAGAGACCGAGTGGTGCGTGCGCGTGACCCGCGCCGGCTACAAGATTCTTCACGTGCCCTCAGCCAAACTCTGGCACAAAATTTCTCCGGTGGCGCGGGCGGCCTCCCCGACCGTTCATTACTATATGACGCGCAACCGGCTGTTGTTTTTAAAGTCGGCCCGGGCCGGCTGGCGAGCCTGGTTGCATACGCTGGTCTTTGAATATGCGCGAACCTTGTTCAGTTGGAGCGTCCGCCCAAAATGGCGCGGGATGCGCGCTCAACGAAATGTGATGTTGAAGGCCATCGGCGATTACTTCACAGGCCGCGTCGGGCGAGTCTCGCTGAGATAA
- a CDS encoding glycosyltransferase, which translates to MDLISFASEDVTDEHLAALRRFCRRVNVAPYRPFQPSGAKALLGYFSLKPRSIVDTHDAELQQLVAQAGRERSYDAVIASQLDMAQYALALPEATRIFEEVELTTLYERFAKQERLSKKLSGGLTYWKTSNYVADLLKGFAGCTVVSEPERERVRRASPFYAPIKVVPNGVDIVAYSGNFGPPEPDTLVYSGALTYDANFDAVDFFLREVFPIIQARRSKVKLSVTGKLDGVPVDRLPLNSGVTFTGYLDDIRPRVARSWVNVVPLRVGGGTRLKILESLALGTPVVATRKGVEGLDLVSGRDILIADTPSEFSKAVLSLLDDPALRETLSRNGRRAVAAKYDWQIVGQMLNEFVERLTAKPNPPRREAENHEHYQHQTN; encoded by the coding sequence GTGGATTTGATTTCGTTTGCTTCGGAAGATGTGACCGACGAACATCTGGCCGCCCTGCGCCGGTTTTGCCGCCGGGTGAATGTGGCGCCGTACCGACCTTTTCAGCCTAGCGGCGCCAAAGCCTTGCTCGGCTATTTCTCACTCAAACCGCGTTCTATTGTTGACACCCACGACGCCGAATTACAACAGCTTGTGGCGCAAGCCGGGCGTGAGCGATCCTACGACGCCGTCATCGCTTCCCAGCTTGACATGGCTCAATACGCCCTCGCTTTGCCTGAGGCAACTCGAATCTTTGAGGAAGTTGAACTCACCACGCTTTATGAACGATTTGCCAAACAGGAGCGATTGTCCAAAAAATTATCGGGCGGGCTGACGTACTGGAAGACCTCGAACTATGTGGCCGATCTGTTGAAAGGCTTCGCCGGTTGCACCGTCGTCTCGGAACCGGAACGTGAGCGTGTGCGTCGGGCATCGCCCTTTTATGCGCCCATTAAAGTTGTGCCCAACGGCGTGGATATTGTGGCTTATAGCGGCAACTTCGGCCCGCCCGAGCCCGACACCCTGGTGTATTCCGGCGCGCTGACTTACGACGCCAATTTTGACGCCGTTGACTTTTTCCTGCGCGAAGTTTTCCCTATCATCCAGGCCCGGCGATCCAAAGTCAAACTGTCGGTGACGGGCAAGCTGGATGGTGTGCCGGTGGATCGGTTGCCTCTTAATAGCGGCGTAACCTTCACCGGCTACCTTGATGACATCCGGCCCCGGGTGGCGCGCAGTTGGGTGAATGTGGTGCCGCTGAGGGTGGGGGGCGGAACCCGGCTCAAGATTCTAGAGTCGCTGGCCCTGGGCACGCCGGTGGTCGCCACTCGCAAGGGAGTCGAGGGCCTCGATCTGGTTTCGGGCCGCGACATCCTGATCGCCGACACCCCGTCAGAGTTTTCCAAAGCCGTGCTGAGTCTGCTGGACGACCCGGCGTTGCGCGAAACTTTGAGCCGCAACGGACGGCGAGCGGTGGCGGCCAAATATGATTGGCAAATCGTGGGCCAGATGCTGAATGAGTTTGTGGAACGTCTGACAGCCAAGCCCAATCCTCCTCGTCGGGAAGCTGAGAACCATGAGCACTATCAACATCAAACCAACTGA
- a CDS encoding O-antigen ligase family protein, which yields MSTINIKPTEYRIIQGYKSRPVEFDPVKTKRLAVIGGVLMLSVLAGTILGGVDPLYGLVVVAAPLAVVGLLYFLGRFDLAPLLVLLAAAFLPVGVPTGTGSKLVASLVLTLVFTGIWFMRMVAVEKRFYLEPTSLNIPLFGFMIATVVSLLWSNLLRDPLVNWRTFSPVQLASTVVMIMLPGAFLLMINHVKSRQVLMGMTGLMLLAGTIGLVKQYEIVYLPINTGGMFTMWIISLSAGLAIFWKRLHPFGRLILLGLTGVWVIWGFVLHISWLAGWLPGLAALGVLTAMRSKKMLIAIALVGAVIFFFNSDYYLGKVLGNESNESGGTRLAAWEVNWRVTGQHLLFGTGPAGYASYYMSYFPHDAMATHSNYVDIVAETGLVGFAFYIWFFIALTWKGYKLCLRLKNRGDFYESLANAALAGTVAGIVAMAIGDWLIPFAYTQTIAGFDYSVYCWLFMGAIVVIDKLTKEEVAAGKPAIAVQPAQAQ from the coding sequence ATGAGCACTATCAACATCAAACCAACTGAGTACCGCATTATCCAGGGCTACAAGTCTCGGCCCGTCGAGTTTGACCCGGTGAAGACCAAGCGCCTTGCCGTGATTGGCGGGGTGCTGATGCTGTCGGTTCTGGCGGGCACGATCCTGGGCGGTGTTGATCCGCTGTATGGCCTGGTAGTCGTGGCCGCGCCTCTGGCGGTGGTAGGGCTGTTGTATTTCCTGGGCCGGTTTGACCTGGCGCCGTTGTTAGTGTTGCTGGCGGCGGCCTTTCTGCCGGTGGGCGTTCCCACTGGCACCGGCAGTAAGCTGGTGGCCAGCCTGGTGCTGACGCTGGTGTTTACTGGCATCTGGTTTATGCGGATGGTAGCGGTGGAGAAGCGGTTTTATCTGGAGCCAACCTCGTTGAACATCCCTCTGTTCGGCTTCATGATTGCTACGGTTGTGTCTCTGTTGTGGAGCAATCTCTTGCGTGACCCGCTGGTAAACTGGCGCACTTTTTCGCCGGTGCAACTTGCCTCAACTGTGGTGATGATCATGCTCCCTGGCGCATTTCTGCTGATGATCAACCACGTCAAGAGCCGGCAGGTATTGATGGGAATGACGGGCCTGATGCTTCTGGCCGGGACGATCGGGCTGGTCAAGCAATATGAAATTGTTTACTTGCCAATCAACACCGGCGGCATGTTCACCATGTGGATCATCAGCCTGTCTGCCGGGCTGGCTATTTTCTGGAAACGGTTGCACCCGTTTGGGCGACTGATTTTGTTGGGCCTGACCGGCGTCTGGGTGATCTGGGGCTTCGTTCTGCATATCTCCTGGCTGGCCGGCTGGTTGCCCGGCTTGGCCGCCCTCGGCGTGCTAACCGCCATGCGCTCGAAGAAGATGCTAATCGCCATTGCCCTCGTCGGCGCAGTCATATTCTTCTTCAATTCAGATTACTACCTGGGCAAGGTGTTGGGCAATGAATCAAATGAAAGCGGCGGCACCCGCCTGGCCGCCTGGGAAGTGAACTGGCGCGTGACCGGCCAGCATTTGCTTTTTGGCACCGGCCCGGCCGGCTACGCCTCCTACTATATGTCCTACTTTCCTCACGATGCGATGGCAACCCACAGCAACTACGTTGATATTGTGGCTGAGACCGGCCTTGTCGGCTTCGCGTTCTACATTTGGTTCTTTATTGCCCTGACCTGGAAGGGCTACAAGCTTTGTCTCCGCCTCAAAAACCGGGGCGACTTCTACGAAAGCCTGGCCAACGCCGCCCTGGCCGGAACTGTGGCCGGCATTGTGGCCATGGCTATCGGCGACTGGCTGATCCCCTTTGCTTACACCCAGACCATTGCCGGCTTCGACTATTCGGTATACTGCTGGCTATTCATGGGCGCGATTGTCGTCATTGACAAGCTGACAAAGGAAGAAGTTGCCGCCGGGAAACCCGCCATTGCCGTTCAGCCCGCCCAAGCTCAATGA
- a CDS encoding glycosyltransferase family 2 protein: MTTLDVSIIILNWNTRDLLADCLGSIALTSGALKVETIVVDNNSSDGSQAMVQEQFPEVRLIQNQHNVGFAKGNNQAMETMQGRYALLFNSDALATPGSIQALIELADSQPRAGIVGALLVNPDGSFQASHTPFPNLWQEFLILSGLGRLLHRRWYPSKGPEEAKGPQKVDYVEGACLLVRREAFEQAGGLDEGYFMYAEEVDWCYAMKKAGWQVWYQPKSRIVHYGGGSSKNRRTQREADLYRSRVRFFRKHYGNAAASALKFLIYTLTAVKIVAHRFLRLVSGNRRGRPVVGMGDLMASLREV, encoded by the coding sequence ATGACCACCCTCGACGTCTCGATCATCATCCTCAACTGGAACACCCGCGATCTGTTGGCCGATTGTCTCGGTTCCATTGCTCTGACCAGCGGCGCGCTCAAGGTTGAAACCATCGTCGTGGACAACAATTCCAGCGACGGCAGTCAGGCGATGGTGCAAGAGCAATTCCCTGAAGTGCGCCTGATTCAGAATCAACACAACGTCGGTTTTGCCAAAGGCAATAATCAGGCCATGGAGACGATGCAGGGGCGTTACGCCCTGTTGTTTAACAGTGACGCTCTGGCCACACCCGGCTCGATTCAGGCTCTGATTGAACTGGCCGACTCGCAACCCCGCGCCGGTATCGTCGGGGCGCTGTTGGTAAACCCCGACGGTAGCTTCCAGGCCTCGCACACGCCGTTCCCCAATCTGTGGCAGGAGTTTCTCATCCTCAGCGGGTTGGGCCGACTCTTGCATAGACGCTGGTATCCCAGCAAAGGGCCGGAAGAAGCCAAAGGCCCGCAAAAAGTAGATTATGTGGAAGGCGCGTGCTTGCTGGTTCGCCGCGAGGCCTTTGAACAGGCCGGCGGCCTGGACGAGGGCTACTTCATGTATGCCGAGGAAGTGGACTGGTGCTATGCCATGAAGAAGGCAGGCTGGCAGGTCTGGTATCAGCCCAAATCGCGCATCGTTCATTACGGCGGCGGCAGCAGCAAAAACCGCCGCACCCAGCGCGAAGCCGACCTCTATCGCAGTCGCGTCCGATTCTTCCGCAAGCATTACGGGAATGCCGCCGCCTCGGCCCTCAAATTCCTCATCTACACCCTCACCGCCGTGAAAATTGTGGCCCACCGTTTCCTGCGCCTCGTCAGCGGCAACCGCCGAGGCCGGCCTGTCGTCGGCATGGGCGATCTCATGGCCTCGCTTCGCGAAGTGTGA
- a CDS encoding glycosyltransferase: MKVLLLTQVLPYPPDSGPKVKTLNVLKYLARHHEVTLVSFVRGDQSADVKQLDRYCRAIHTVPMERAAIHDALAMARSLLTGQPWMMVRDDRAAMRQLVDRLSAETRFDIAHADQLNMAQYAERVKGARKILDAHNALWLLYKRLWQTMGNGLRKILLGRDWQLIKKYEGRTCRDFDAVLAVSDEDKAALEEAMGRRGGITVIPIAVDTDELAPVNRLPDADHILHIGTMYWPPNIDGILWFIRDIYSRIRAGRPGVEFDVVGARPPQEIVELGKNGSGINVTGYVDDPTPYLQKAGAMVVPLRSGGGMRVKILNALSQGLPIVTTTLGCEGIAVEPGKHVLVADTPEAFAQATLRLLEDKALAAELGRNGRQLIQSTYDYRAACRPLDAVYQGSKERK, encoded by the coding sequence ATGAAGGTTCTCCTCCTCACCCAAGTTTTGCCATACCCGCCCGATAGCGGCCCCAAAGTCAAAACCCTCAACGTGCTCAAGTATCTGGCCCGCCATCACGAGGTCACGCTTGTCTCGTTCGTGCGCGGCGATCAATCGGCGGACGTGAAGCAGTTGGATCGCTACTGCCGGGCCATCCACACCGTGCCGATGGAACGAGCGGCGATCCACGACGCTTTAGCTATGGCCCGCAGTCTCCTCACCGGCCAGCCCTGGATGATGGTGCGCGACGACCGGGCCGCGATGCGGCAACTCGTTGACCGATTGTCCGCCGAGACTCGTTTCGACATTGCCCACGCCGACCAGCTCAATATGGCCCAATATGCCGAGCGCGTGAAGGGCGCGCGCAAAATTCTCGACGCTCACAACGCCCTCTGGCTTCTCTACAAGCGCCTGTGGCAAACCATGGGCAACGGCCTGCGAAAAATTTTGCTGGGCCGCGACTGGCAGTTGATCAAAAAGTACGAAGGCCGGACGTGCCGCGACTTTGACGCAGTGCTGGCGGTGAGTGATGAAGACAAGGCGGCGCTGGAGGAGGCAATGGGCCGCCGGGGCGGCATCACCGTGATCCCCATTGCCGTTGACACCGACGAACTGGCCCCGGTCAACCGCCTCCCCGACGCCGACCACATTCTGCACATTGGCACAATGTACTGGCCGCCGAACATTGACGGCATCTTGTGGTTCATTCGTGACATCTACTCGCGCATTCGGGCCGGGCGGCCTGGCGTGGAGTTTGACGTAGTCGGTGCGCGCCCGCCGCAGGAAATTGTGGAACTGGGCAAGAACGGCTCCGGCATCAACGTGACCGGGTACGTGGATGACCCAACGCCTTACCTGCAAAAGGCGGGGGCCATGGTGGTTCCGCTCCGGTCAGGCGGCGGGATGCGAGTCAAAATCCTCAACGCCCTCTCGCAAGGCCTGCCCATCGTCACCACGACTCTCGGCTGTGAAGGCATCGCCGTCGAACCCGGTAAACACGTGCTTGTCGCCGACACGCCCGAAGCGTTCGCCCAGGCCACCTTGCGTTTGCTCGAAGATAAGGCGCTGGCCGCCGAGTTGGGCCGCAACGGGCGGCAACTCATTCAGTCCACTTACGATTACCGGGCCGCCTGCCGCCCGCTTGACGCCGTGTATCAAGGTTCGAAGGAACGCAAATGA